From the genome of Hymenobacter gelipurpurascens:
TTTCCTCTGAGAACGGCTTCACGATGTAAGCCGTGGCACCGCTTTCCAGGGCTTCATTCACAATTACCTCCTGGCCAACTGCTGAGCACATCACCACCTTCACTTCCGGCTGCACCTGCTTGATCCCTTTCAGTACATCTAGGCCAGTATTATCTGGCAGAATAACGTCCAGCGTAATCAGATCGGGCCGGGTTTCTGCAGCCAGATCCAGTGCCTGCTGTCCATTTGCCGCCTCTCCTACTACCTCATAGCCGGCGTCGGTAAGCATATTTTTAAGCATCGTGCGCATGTAAAAGGAGTCATCGACGATGAGGATGCGGTTTTTCATAAAAAGGAAGTAGGTCTGAAGAAAGAGAAGGAAGCTGAACAGTGCGTTAAACTCAGGCTTTTGTACGCGCAGCCGCAGCGGAAGATTCCCCTTTGGGCTGTAACTGCATTATTTCGCTTGGGGTAAGCAGCTTCAGCATATCCAATACCACAATGATGCGGCCATTGGTTTTGGCGATACCTTCAATGTATTTATCATGGATATTGATATCCTGGATAAATTCCGGCGCCTTCTCAATGATGGAAATCGGGATGGAAAGTGGCTGAGGGACTTCCCGTACCATTATTCCAATAGTGTAATCCTTGGCCTCAATGGCCAGGGTATACGTTACGTTTGGCAGTTCTTCACCAACCGGACGAAGCTGAAACCGCTCCTCCAAATCGATGATAGTCACAATATCGCCCCGCAGGTTGGCAATGCCTTTTACGAAGGAGGGTGTCTTCGGCATTCGGGCAATTTCCGGGGTGATGGTCACCTCCTTCACTTGCTCAATCCGAATCCCATACTCTTCCTCGCCCAATCGAAAGACGATAAGTTGAATAAGGGCTTCTTGCTTGGCGTTTTTATCGGCGTCAGCCATACCTAAAACGGGAGAGCGAAGCACCAGACCGCTTTCTTAGAGAAGCAGGTCTGGTATTTCGTCGATACAAATTGAAGTGTGGTTACTTGGCTTTGCTTGCCTTCCGAGGCTTTTCAGCTGTAGCTACTTCCTTGGCAGCTACAACTGGCGCTGTACGGCGGGAAGACTTGCGGGTAGAAGCATTCTCTTTTTCAGGAGTAACAGGGTCCGTTGGCTTCACAGCCGTATTCAGCGCTCTTACACGCCTAGAAGCTGCTTTTGCTGGCCTAGAAGCTTGATCTGCGGCCGCTGGAGCAACTCGCCGAGTCCGCGTAGCAGGTGCTGCCGGAGCGGGAGCCGGGGCAGCTACCGCATTGCGGCGCGTCTGACGACGACGGATGGGCTCTGGCTCCGGCTCGGGTTCTGGCTCCAGATCTTCCATCAACTGGAAGGCCGATAGACCTAGTTGCAGGTCATCTGCAATATCCGTCAGGTTCTGGCTGCTGGTAGTCAGTTCCTGCATAGAAGTGGAGAGCTGCTTGGCTGTGCTGGCCACCTGCTGGGTGCCCGATGCCGTTTGCTCGGCAATAGCTACCACTTCCTCTACATACTTTACTACGTCGCCAATGGAGGTTTTCTGAATCTCCGTTGCCGTCAGAATGTCGCGTGAAGTACGCAGGGTTTCGCCGCTGCTGGTCGCAATGTTCTTAAAGGCCGAGCTGGCCTCGAACGTGGCGTTTTTGCCTTTCAATACCCGGCCTTCCATGGTCGAAATTGCAGTTGCAGCAGAGGTAGTATCCTTTCGAACGTCCTCTACTAGCGTAGCAATTTCGTTGGCCGATTTGCGTGAGCCTTCGGCCAGTTTCCGGATTTCTTCGGCTACTACCGCGAAACCACGACCAGCTTCACCGGCTCGGGCTGCTTCGATGGCGGCGTTCAGAGCCAGCAGGTTGGTCTGGGCCGCAATGTCGGTGATAACGCCCAGCGACTTGCTGATTTCTCCCGACCGTGTGCTTAGTACTTCAATGGTTTTAGAGGTTTGGGCAGCTGCACTGCTGATTTCCTCCATGTTTTTTACCACTTCAGCTACCGTTTTCAGACCGAGCTGCGAGGTTTGCTCACCAAGAATAGCTGCCTTAATACCAACGTCGGCCTTACCAGCCGTTTCTTTGGTGGCCTGCATAATCTCTTCGATCAGCTTGAATGCCTGGTCAGTTTTGAGTGCTTGGTTCTGTGCACCTTCTGCCATTTGCTGCATGGCCAAGGCAACGTCCACGGTTACGCGGCTCATCTCCTGACCTTTTAGCACCATCTCCTCCGACGACTCGCCCACAATCTGCGACGACTCGTTGATTTCGCCGAGCAGCTCGTTGAGGTTGTCTACGGCAAGGTTTAGAGCATTCGACATAGCGAGAATATCACCAGTCGTCTGAATTTCTACTTGCTGCGTCAGGTCACCTTCCGAAATGGCGCGTACCACGCGGCTCACTTCCAGTACTGGCGAGGCAATCGACTCGATCAGAGCGTTAAGGGTGTCTACCAGTTCTTTCCAGGAGCCGCTCACATCACTTACCGAGGCGCGCTCCGTCAGTTTGCCTTCCACGCCAGCAACTTTCGCCACACGGCTAACTTCTACCGCCAGTCGGTTCAGGTCATCCACCATTCGGTTGATGGTTTCGGCCAGGTCCGCTACTTCGCCTTTGGCGTCCAGCGTCAGCTTCTGGGTCAAGTCACCTTGCGATACGGCCGTTACTACTTTCACTAGGCCACGTACCTGCGTGGTAAGGTTGGCCGCCATCGTATTTACGTTGTCGGTCAGGTCCTTCCAAACGCCCGATACGTTAGGCACATTGGCTTGGCCACCCAAGCGGCCTTCCGTACCTACTTCCTGCGCCACGCGGGTTACCTCGCCAGCGAAGATGTTCAGGGAGTCCACCATCCGGTTAATGTTGTCCTTCAGGTCGAGCAACTCGCCTTTAACATCAACTGATACTTTCTGGCTTAGGTCGCCGCGGGCTACGGCGGTAGTTACGTTAGCAATGTCTCGTACCTGAGAGGTAAGTGAGGCTGCCATCGTGTTTACGTTATCCGTCAGGTCTTTCCAGGTACCGCGTACGTTTGGTACTACGGCCTGACCACCGAGGCGGCCTTCCGTACCTACTTCGCGTGCCACGCGGGTTACTTCGTCGCCGAACGTGTTCAGCGAGTCCACCATCTGGTTGAGGTTTTCCTTCAGCTGCAACAGCTCGCCGCGCACGTT
Proteins encoded in this window:
- a CDS encoding response regulator; the protein is MKNRILIVDDSFYMRTMLKNMLTDAGYEVVGEAANGQQALDLAAETRPDLITLDVILPDNTGLDVLKGIKQVQPEVKVVMCSAVGQEVIVNEALESGATAYIVKPFSEEKVLEIVGIALQDSEAAQS
- a CDS encoding chemotaxis protein CheW → MADADKNAKQEALIQLIVFRLGEEEYGIRIEQVKEVTITPEIARMPKTPSFVKGIANLRGDIVTIIDLEERFQLRPVGEELPNVTYTLAIEAKDYTIGIMVREVPQPLSIPISIIEKAPEFIQDINIHDKYIEGIAKTNGRIIVVLDMLKLLTPSEIMQLQPKGESSAAAARTKA
- a CDS encoding methyl-accepting chemotaxis protein, encoding MPATRPSDNSTRKRGSSPQITSSADSDYVNEQLNRVLYALDAFKKGDVSVRLTKQNDDIFAEIAEAYNSMVEMIGGVGGEVSRISKVAGVEGNLKARASADNAAGFWRDMINNINGLVDSIAVPVLEVGKVLKNISKGNLDETFQIPVSGDFKVMAETINKTIDNLNLFAGEVTRVAQEVGTEGKLGGQASVPNVGGIWKELTDNVNYMASNLTSQVRDIANVATAVAKGDLTQKITVDVKGELLQLKQNLNQMVDSLNLFAGEVTRVAQEVGTEGKLGGQASVPNVGGVWKQLTDNVNTMASNLTLQVRDIANVATAVAKGDLTQKITVDVKGELLQLKQNLNQMVDSLNLFAGEVTRVAQEVGTEGRLGGQAVVPNVAGVWKELTDNVNYMASNLTLQVRDIANVATAVAKGDLSQKITVDVKGELLQLKQNLNQMVDSLNLFAGEVTRVALEVGTDGKLGGQASVPNVAGVWKELTDNVNYMASNLTLQVRDIANVATAVARGDLSQKMAVDVKGEILELKNILNQMVDSLNIFGDEVTRVAREVGTEGKLGGQANVPRVGGTWKELTDNVNTMASNLTLQVRDIANVATAVAKGDLTQKMTVDVKGEILDLKNILNQMVDSLNIFAGEVTRVAREVGTEGILGGQANVPSVSGTWKDLTDNVNTMASNLTSQVRDIANVATAVARGDLSQKVTVNVRGELLQLKENLNQMVDSLNTFGDEVTRVAREVGTEGRLGGQAVVPNVRGTWKDLTDNVNTMAASLTSQVRDIANVTTAVARGDLSQKVSVDVKGELLDLKDNINRMVDSLNIFAGEVTRVAQEVGTEGRLGGQANVPNVSGVWKDLTDNVNTMAANLTTQVRGLVKVVTAVSQGDLTQKLTLDAKGEVADLAETINRMVDDLNRLAVEVSRVAKVAGVEGKLTERASVSDVSGSWKELVDTLNALIESIASPVLEVSRVVRAISEGDLTQQVEIQTTGDILAMSNALNLAVDNLNELLGEINESSQIVGESSEEMVLKGQEMSRVTVDVALAMQQMAEGAQNQALKTDQAFKLIEEIMQATKETAGKADVGIKAAILGEQTSQLGLKTVAEVVKNMEEISSAAAQTSKTIEVLSTRSGEISKSLGVITDIAAQTNLLALNAAIEAARAGEAGRGFAVVAEEIRKLAEGSRKSANEIATLVEDVRKDTTSAATAISTMEGRVLKGKNATFEASSAFKNIATSSGETLRTSRDILTATEIQKTSIGDVVKYVEEVVAIAEQTASGTQQVASTAKQLSTSMQELTTSSQNLTDIADDLQLGLSAFQLMEDLEPEPEPEPEPIRRRQTRRNAVAAPAPAPAAPATRTRRVAPAAADQASRPAKAASRRVRALNTAVKPTDPVTPEKENASTRKSSRRTAPVVAAKEVATAEKPRKASKAK